A window of Streptomyces sp. DG1A-41 contains these coding sequences:
- a CDS encoding amino acid permease — protein sequence MSSTLFRTKKVEQSILDTEEPEHALKKSLSALDLTVFGVGVIIGTGIFVLTGTVAKNNAGPAVALAFVAAGVACALAALCYAEFASTVPVAGSAYTFSYASLGELPAWIIGWDLVLEFALGTAVVAVGWSGYVQSLMDNAGWSMPAALGSREGSDVFGFDILAAALVLVLTGILVLGMKLSARITSLVVAIKVTVVLVVIIAGAFLIKGENYDPFIPKEKAVEAGKSLDAPLIQLMFGWAPSNFGVMGIFTAASVVFFAFIGFDVVATAAEETRNPQRDMPRGILGSLLICTALYVAVSIVVTGMQHYSRLSVDAPLADAFKATGHPWYAGFISFGAAVGLTTVCMILLLGQTRVFFAMSRDGLLPRFFSRVHPRFRTPHRPTILLGVVIAILAGFTPLTELAALVNIGTLFAFVVVAIGVLVLRRTRPDLHRAFRTPWVPLIPILSVCASLWLMINLPAETWVRFGIWMAAGFVLYFLYGRTHSRLARGEETKPEQTF from the coding sequence GTGAGCAGCACCCTCTTCCGGACGAAGAAGGTCGAGCAGTCCATCCTCGACACCGAGGAACCAGAGCACGCGCTCAAGAAGTCCTTGTCCGCGCTGGATCTGACCGTCTTCGGTGTCGGCGTGATCATCGGCACCGGCATCTTCGTCCTCACCGGAACAGTCGCGAAGAACAACGCCGGACCCGCGGTGGCCCTGGCGTTCGTCGCGGCCGGCGTGGCCTGCGCGCTGGCCGCGCTCTGTTACGCCGAGTTCGCCTCCACGGTCCCGGTCGCCGGGTCCGCCTACACGTTCTCGTACGCCTCGCTCGGTGAGCTGCCGGCCTGGATCATCGGCTGGGACCTGGTCCTTGAGTTCGCGCTCGGTACGGCGGTGGTGGCCGTCGGCTGGTCCGGCTACGTCCAGTCGCTCATGGACAACGCGGGCTGGTCGATGCCCGCGGCCCTGGGCAGCAGAGAGGGTTCCGACGTCTTCGGCTTCGACATCCTCGCCGCCGCGCTCGTCCTCGTCCTCACCGGCATCCTCGTGCTCGGCATGAAGCTGTCCGCGCGGATCACGTCGCTCGTCGTCGCCATCAAGGTGACGGTCGTCCTCGTCGTGATCATCGCGGGTGCGTTCCTCATCAAGGGCGAGAACTACGACCCGTTCATCCCGAAGGAGAAGGCGGTGGAGGCCGGGAAGAGCCTCGATGCCCCGCTGATCCAGCTCATGTTCGGCTGGGCGCCCTCCAACTTCGGCGTGATGGGCATCTTCACCGCCGCCTCCGTCGTGTTCTTCGCCTTCATCGGCTTCGACGTCGTGGCCACGGCGGCGGAGGAGACCCGCAATCCGCAGCGCGACATGCCGCGCGGCATCCTCGGCTCCCTGCTGATCTGCACCGCGCTGTACGTCGCCGTGTCGATCGTCGTCACCGGCATGCAGCACTACAGCCGGCTCTCCGTGGACGCGCCGCTCGCCGATGCGTTCAAGGCCACCGGGCATCCCTGGTACGCGGGTTTCATCAGCTTCGGCGCCGCGGTCGGTCTGACGACGGTGTGCATGATCCTGCTGCTCGGGCAGACCCGGGTGTTCTTCGCGATGAGCCGTGACGGGCTGCTGCCGCGGTTCTTCTCCCGCGTCCACCCGCGGTTCAGGACCCCGCACCGGCCGACCATCCTGCTCGGCGTGGTCATCGCGATCCTGGCCGGCTTCACTCCGCTGACGGAGCTCGCCGCCCTGGTGAACATCGGCACGCTGTTCGCCTTCGTGGTGGTCGCCATCGGTGTGCTCGTCCTGCGCAGGACCCGCCCCGACCTGCACCGGGCCTTCCGCACCCCCTGGGTGCCGCTCATCCCGATCCTGTCGGTGTGCGCCTCCCTGTGGCTGATGATCAACCTGCCCGCCGAGACGTGGGTCCGGTTCGGCATCTGGATGGCCGCGGGCTTCGTCCTGTACTTCCTCTACGGCCGTACGCACAGCCGCCTCGCGAGGGGCGAGGAAACGAAGCCCGAGCAGACGTTCTGA
- a CDS encoding NTP pyrophosphohydrolase → MNSNAPLLVVVDAANVVGSVPDGWWRDRKGAAERLRDRLASDGVPGVAAPVEIVLVVEGAARGVESVAGVRVESAVGSGDDHIVDVVTGAGARPVLVVTADRELRRRVGELGAEVAGPRSVRP, encoded by the coding sequence ATGAACAGCAACGCTCCCCTGCTCGTCGTCGTCGACGCCGCGAATGTCGTCGGGTCGGTACCGGACGGTTGGTGGCGCGACCGGAAGGGGGCGGCGGAGCGGTTGCGGGACCGGCTGGCGTCGGACGGGGTGCCGGGGGTGGCCGCGCCGGTGGAGATCGTGCTCGTGGTGGAAGGGGCGGCGCGAGGGGTGGAGTCCGTGGCCGGGGTGCGGGTCGAGTCGGCGGTGGGCAGCGGGGACGATCACATCGTGGACGTGGTCACGGGGGCGGGTGCGCGTCCGGTGCTGGTGGTCACGGCGGACCGGGAGCTGCGGAGGCGGGTCGGGGAGTTGGGGGCGGAGGTGGCGGGGCCGCGGTCGGTACGGCCCTAG